Within Desulfobacter sp., the genomic segment TTTTTAGACCTATTGCATACGCTTTCCTACAAGGGGATGCCGATATTTACGGATTACGATTATTATGCCAACCAGCTATGGATTGGTGCAAGATATATGGAAAGCATAACGCTGGCTGCAGCGTTTTATTTCCTGACACGGGAGAGGCCGGTCCGGCCGGAGATACTCATACTCATTTACTCCACCCTTACGGCATTGATGATATTGTGCATCTTCACCTGGAAAATTTTTCCCGTCTGCTTTGTGGAGGGGTCAGGCCTGACCCCTTTCAAAAAAATAAGTGAATACCTGATATGCGCAATACTGCTATTGGGGGCAGGGCTTTTATACAAGAATCGCTCTCGGTTCGAGCCCCACATTTACAAATTATTACTATTATCCATATCCTGTACGATTATCTCGGAACTGTCATTTACATTTTACATTTCAAATTATGGGTTTTCAAATTTAGTCGGACATTATTTTAAGCTGTTTTCATTCTATCTAATTTACAAATCAATTCTTGAAACCGGCATTAAGCGGCCCTATGAATTGATATTCAAAGAATTGGATACAACAATCTGCAGCTTGAACGATGAAATTGATAGAAGAAAAAAAATAGAGCAGGACAGGGAACTGATCATTGTAAAACTGCAAAATGCCCTGATGGAAGTCAAAACCCTGAACGGCCTGATTCCCATCTGTTCTCACTGCAAAAAGATTCGTGATGACAAGGGATTCTGGAATCAGCTTGAAAAGTATATCACTGAACACTCAGATGCCAAACTAAGCCATGGTATCTGCCCGGAGTGCATGAAAGAGCATTATCCGGAGTATCATATGTCCAGAGACGATGCACCGTCGCAGTAAGCCGGCCTTGAAAAACAGGTATAGATGCTTTATCAATATTAACATCATCATTCACCGGAATATTAATATTTAAGGATAAAAAAATGAGAATAGTCACCCGCCCGGATTTTGACGGTATTGTATGCGCCGTATTCCTGCTTGAAGCACTGGATCCAGATATGGAAATTTTCTGGATAGAACCCAACCAGATTCAATCCGGCAGCGCAGACATCCGGGAAGGGGATATCATCGCCAACCTTCCCTGGCATCCCAAGGCCGCCCTCTGGTTCGACCACCATGTGTCAAACAAACCCGATCATCCGGTTCCCGGCGCCTTTGACATTGCCCCCTCGGCCGCCGGGGTGATCTATCAGTATTACAAAGAACTGGGTAAACTGGACAACCGGTTCGACGAACTGGCCGAACAGACCGATATCATAGATTCCGCCGCCCTGACAAAGGAGCAGGTCCTGGCTCCGGAAAATTTCCCCTATATCATACTGTCCATGACCATCCAGAACCGGGATTTCCAGGATATCCCATATTGGAACCGGCTGGTTGACATGCTCCGGAAACCGGGGATCGAAACAATCATGTCAGACCCGGAAGTGGCCAAACGCTGCCGGGAGGTGGTCAACGAAAACAATGAATTCGGCGGCCATCTCAAAGCCCACACCACACTGGCGGGCAATATCTCTGTCACGGACTTCAGATCCCTGGACCCGGTGCCGTCGGGCAACCGCTTCCTGACCTATTCCCTGTTTCCGGACACCGTTGCCAGTGTCAAAATCCGGTACAAGGCCCCGGATAAGGCACAGGTGCTGATCAGTGTGGGGCACAGCATTTTCAATCCCCACTGCAAGGTCAATGTGGGGAAATTGCTGTCAAGATACGGCGGCGGCGGGCATGCCGGGGCCGGGGGCTGCACCCTGGATGCGGACGGCGCCCAGGAAAAAATTGACGAAATCCTCGCCGTGCTCAAGGCAAACTAAATTTAAAGATCATCTGAGAAAGGACCGGAAAATGAAAGTCATTGTAGATCTGTGCGTGGTGCCCATCGGCGCCGACCTCTCCCTGTCAAGATATGTTGCCGCCTGCCATGAGATCATTGAAGCGGCCGGCCTGAAAAACACCCTACACGCCAACGGGACCAATATTGAGGGCGACTGGGACGAGGTATTCCGGGTGGCCAAGGAATGCCACCGGAAGGTTCATGAAATGGGGGCCCCCAGGATCCATACCATCATTAAACTGGGTACCCGGGTGGACAGGGAACAGGCCATGGAAGACAAGATAAAAAGTGTTGAAACCAAGCTTAAGGGTGCCTGAACCATGATCTGGAAAAGAGAATTCACCATTGAAGATATGGCGCCCTTTGCCCAGAACACCATGGTGGGCCACCTGGGCATTGAATACCTGGAAAAGGGGGATGACTACCTTACGGCCGCCATGCCCGTGGACCACAGGACCCGCCAGCCCTTCGGTCTCCTCCACGGCGGGGCCTCGGTGACCCTGGCCGAGACCCTGGGCAGCTCCGCCTCCTGCATGACACTGGATGACGGTTTTTACAGCGTGGGGCTGGAAATCAATGCCAACCACATCAAAAGCGTGACCTCGGGCCGGGTGATCGGCAGGGCCACCCCTGTCCACCTGGGCCGGACCACCCAGGTATGGAACATTGACATCAAAAGCGAATCCGGCGACCTGGTCTGCACCTCCCGGCTGACCATGGCTGTCCTGAAAAACAAATAGGCGGCCCTACCAGGGGGAAATCAATGCCCCGCTGCTGTCAAATGCCAGGGGCGCCGCCGTGTCCCCGACAGCCAGGCCCGTATTCATCCGGGCTTCCCGGGCCAGGGCGGCGGACACAGACAGGGTTTCAATATCAAGGGTGTTTTTGATGTGGACGATGCGGGCCGCTTCCGGCGGGACCAGGCCGATGGTGCCCAGGGCCGCGTCCACCGCCTCCCGGTCCGTGTCAAACCAGGGCGGCAGCGATGCCATGGCCGGTTCGCAGGAAGAGATGCAATTGGTATAGGTGGCCTTGCGGTCCATTTTCTCGATGAGTTTTGCCGTGGTAAAATCGGCATTGCCGATGCCCGTTGCCGTCCCCCGGCTGGCAGGGGTCAGGTCCCGGACAAAAATCCGCTTGATTTCAGGCCGGTCCGGCACCGTACCGCATCGGATCACGGTGCGGGCGATGATATTCTGGTCCATGCCCGTTCCTGAAATATCCTTGCCCATCTCGTCCACAATGAGCAGGTCAATCCGGTCAAAGGGAAGGCCGGGAAATACGGATTTGGCCCGGACCAGCAGGTCTCGGTCCAAATCAGGGATTGCCTCGGCCCACGCCGTGCCCACGGCCTCGGTGAGATCCTGCTGATTTTCCACGATCCCCACCCCCAGAGTGACCGGGGCCTTATCCAGAATCACCCCGGCCACCGCCGCAAAGGTTTCAGCATATCCCCGGTCCAGAATGGCATTGTGGCATGTTTCTGCGCCCATGCGGTTCCCCAGCCCGATGGCCGCCATCTTGGTCAGCCCGCTTTCGATTTCTGCCTCAAAATCCGTATGGGGCTTGACCCGGTTCACCAATACAATGTGATCCGCGTCCATTGCCATGCGGTCCACATACACCGGCACCCCGCAAGCAGTGGTGCCGATTTTTTCCACCGCCATGCCCGAACGGACAGGGGCGCCCACAGCCTCGGCCGTAATCCCCAGTTCCCGGAGCACCGCCGCCTGTCCACCGGCCGTAGCCCCGCCGTGGGACCCCATGGCAGGGATGACAAAGGGCTGGGCCCCCGCCCCTTTTAATACTGTTACCAATGTCCGGATGACAGGAAGGATGTCTGTAATCCCCCTGCTGCCGGCAGTCACTGCCACCGTCTGCCCGGGCCGGATCCGGCTGTCCAGTCCCATCCCGGCCAGCTGCCGCTTCAATTCCCCGGGCACATCCTTCAGGGGGTGGTTGTCAAACACCTGGCGCACCAGGTACATATGGGGAAAATTCCTATCCGCTGCCATGATTGTGCTTTCATATATAAAAAGTTATTCAATGCCCATCTTGTATACCCTGTTCCAGGTATTTGCAAACCGTATTGCCGGTTTTGAATTTTGCATTTTGCGGCCCGACGGTGTATATCACCCCCTATAACTTATTGATGAGGCGTGAATGGGCTCCCATAAACTAAGAAAACAGATCAAAGCGCAAAAGGAAGAGGCCAGACGGAATTTCCGGCGTCATAAAAATAAAAACAAACTGGCCATTCCCGGCATCCACAAATGCATTGTGGTGCTTGACGGCCTCAAGCCCACCTTCAATATCGGCAAAATTTTCAGAAGCGCAGAAAGCTTCGGCTGCCATGAGGTCCACCTCATCGGCACGGATTTTTTCGATCCGGCGCCTGCCATGGGCGCCTTCAAGTGGGTACCCGCCAGATTCCACCAGCGGTTTGTCACCTGCTACGCCCAGCTTCTGGAACGGGGATACACCCCATTCATCTTGGAACCGGGCCTGGGAAAAGCGGTCATGGACACGGACCTGCCGGAAAAAAGCGCCTTTGTGTTCGGCCACGAAGAGTACGGCATCAGCTTCGAACCGGACCTGTACCCGAAGGTCAAACGATTGACCATCCCCCAGTACGGAAGGTCCCAGAGTCTCAACGTCAGCGTGGCCGCCTCAATCATCCTTTATGAATACACCCGGCAGCACGCCACGCCCCGGGGCTGAGGGGGGCAAAAGGAAACGGCAGAGCGCACCGCCTTTTTAACTAAATTTCTCATGAGGAAAAAATAATGGATTTACCAAAAGTGGCCACCCATATCACCGACTGGCTGGCAGCCTATGTTGAAACATCAGGATTAAAGGGATTTGCCGTGGGCGTTTCCGGCGGCATTGACTCCGCCGTCACCTCCACCCTCTGCGCCAAAACCGGCCACCCCGTCCTCGCCCTGAACATGCCCATCTTCCAGGCAAAGGACCAGGTTTCCCGTTCCGCCGAGCATATTGCCTGGCTGGAAAAAACCTTTGACAACGTCAGGGGCATTGACATGGAACTGACCCCTGTATTCCAGCAGATCCAAACCGCCCTTCCCGACGAGATCCAGGACGGCCTGACCATGGCCAACACCCGGTCCCGGCTCCGGATGCTCACCCTCTACGCCTTTGCCGGCCACCACAGGATGCTGGTGGCCGGAACCGGCAACAAGGTGGAGGATTTCGGCGTGGGCTTCTACACCAAATACGGGGACGGGGGCGTGGATGTCTCCCCCATTGCCGACCTGGTAAAAACCGAAGTCTACGCGCTGGCCGCCCACCTTGGGGTCAGCAAAGACATTCTCTCGGCCCCGCCCACCGACGGCCTCTGGGAGGACGACCGCACCGATGAAAGCCAGATCGGCGCCACCTACGCGGAATTGGAATGGGCCATGTCCCACGAAGCAGACAGCGGGGCCTCAGGAGCACTGTCCGACCGTCAGAAAACGGTTCTGGACATCTACCGGAAATTCAACCGGGCCAACCGCCATAAGATGGACCCCATCCCGGTCTGCATCATTCCCGATGAATTAAGATAGGGCCAATTAAAAATACGGGGAAAGGCCCGGGGCAAAGGACTCAAACCGCTCCAGCTGAGCGCGCAGTTCCCCGGGCAGCGCCGGGCCTGGAACGGCACTTCCGTCCCCCAGGTACAGGGCAGCGTATGAACGGATTTCCTCTCCCTTGAGCACCACCCCGGGTGTGGATATATAGCGCTCCACCACCACCTTTTTTCCCGGATTCAAAGCCACTTCCTTGAACCGGCAGCGAAAGCTGATCCCGGGCCTCAGGCGGGTGGTGCTGTAATCGATCCTGAGGGACACCCCGTCAGGATTCACAAGTGGAATCAGACCGGCGTCCACAAAAAGCCGGTCCCCTTTTCCCGTCATTGTCCACAGGGGCGGATCCCTGTCACCGGCAATGAGATGGTCACGGATCCTGGCAATCCTTTCGGGCGCTCCGATAAATGAAAGGGTGCGTATCATCCCGGTGGGGGTGATGCCTTCGTAGGGCGCCTTGATATGGGCGGCATTTCTTTTTCTTGCACCGGCCTTCTGGAACTGGTGCCGATAGGTAAAGGCGCAATAGTTCACCGGAAGGGGAATCGTATTTTCCAAACCGTGGCAGATCAGCTCCAGGGCGGTCAACTCCGTCTCCAGCACCGTCACTGCGGGGCCGTGGCAAAAGGTATACCCCCGGCGGACCAGTTTGGGGCGGTTGAACCCGGTGCACCGGATCTGGTGAAGATTTAGAAAATCGACCCCGGCCGAAGCCAGGTCCGGCATCAGTGCCTTTACCCGGTCCAGGTCCCCTGGGATGGCCGGGATTTCAACGGTCACCCTGGGAATGACCCCCACCGCCTTTTCAAGCCCGTCAAGGCGATAGTCATTTGCGGAGAGGTCAAACCGGATCTCATCCAGGCCGGCGTCCCTGAGAGCCTTCATCTTATCTTCCGTGGCCAGAATGCCGTTGGTATACATCCAGATATACAGAGGAGAAGAAATCCTTTTCCTGAGTACCCTCAGGTAATCCATTACCCGGTCAAAGCTCATCAAGGGTTCCCCGCCGCTGAAGCTCACCCCTTTGATGCCGAACCCTTTTACATAATCGGCATAATCGACAGGATCGGTGAATTCCACGGTGCTGGATACGGGGTCGCCTTCTTCACTCTGGGCTGACGGGCAGTAAAAACACCTGGCATTGCAGATGCCGTTGATGAAGAGGCAGGACCAGTCCCCCTGCCCGCAGAGGGCACACCCCGGTGAAACCCCGTGGGAAAATAATTTGGTCTGGGCGAACATCCACCCGGCCCCTTGATTTTCAAATATCCGGGCGATCAGCTGTTCACGATTTTTCCCTGCCCGGGCAGCCGTTTCGGGATCAATCCACTTCATTGTGCCGTAGGCATCTGCATATTCCTTCTTGATCCTGCGGATCTGTGTGTCCATTTCAGAGTTTTCCACTTGTACTCCTGTTCGTGTATTCAAATTGGGATGACAAAAAATGCATGATGGGTGCCAGGAATAAAAAGGCCGAAACACCTTGGTCCCAGCCTTTTTTGAAAGACAGCCACTCGGCCAAAACAAAAAACAGGAATCTGAAAGGCCGATTATTTCGCATAAAAGAACTTTTAATTCCTGTTTTATTCTTCCTGGTTACCTGATTATCTCATAAATGGACTGATAATCGGTTTCCGCGCTTCTTAATACAGGAAGCGCCACAAACTCGGCGCACTCCCTCAGGTGCAGAGGAGAACTGGTACACACGCCGGACAGGGCGTCCGGTACCAGTCCGAATTCTTCTTTCAGAATCCGGATGCCGCCCAGTACGCCAAAGGCGTCATTGCCGCAGAACACCAGCCTGTGAATCCGTGACTGAATCGCCTCGGAATTAAGCAGCATCCGGGTTTCCCGCTGGAGGATGCCGTCGGCGAACTCCACCACCAGATAGTTGGCCGGGTTGTTGCCGTATTTAAGGTCAATGGCATTGAAAATACCGGTCAGTTCCCCATGTTCAAGCATGTATGTGGTGGGATATCCAAGGCAGGTAAAATCCGCCACCCGTTCTGCGCCGCAGTCCTCCATGAGCAGCAGGTCCTTGAGGCTTGCCGTTCCCGTCACCTTGGCCGCCCGCACCTTTTTCCGGGCCGAGGACAATGCATAGCAGCAGGCGGCAGCCGCATGGCTTTTTCCGCTGTTCATGGCCGTGCCCACGCAAAGTATTAATTTTGAACGGCGTTTTGAGGTGACCTCTTTTTTCCGGGGCACCAGGCTGACATAATCCCGGGTATTGACCACATTGCCCCGGCTGTCACAGACATAGCCCAGGACCTTTATCCGGGTGGGCGCCGCAATTTTGGAATTCAAGGTGGTGACCTCGCCCACCAGTCCGCTCCTGGCCACAAGATCCACAGTGCTGCCAAGGGATCTGGGAACAAAGGATTCATAATAATCAGGCGCATAGCGGTTACCCATGACAAACACGGCCCGGATCCCCTCCTGGATGGTATGTATCCTGGCGGATTTGCTCTCAAGGGTCCGGTGCTGGCCCATACTCAACACCTCTCCGTAAATGAGATCCCCGTTTTCCGGTTGCCGGGGGGCATTGCAAAAATATTTAACCTGCGACGGGGTGATGGTGAAAGCCGCACTGGGAATAATACATTTGTGATTGATTGACTGCATCAATAGAACTCCTTTTTTAACAATATTGGGTGAATCGAATAAGGGTGTGGCTGAGGAAATAGTGGTCCCAGTCCGGCCCGGTCAGCTCCGGTGGCCGGGATCAGGCTCGGGACGTATGTGGGGGGTTATGGGCGCACAAAATACCTGTGGAAAACCGGGGATGGTTTTCCCGATGAAATCATGGCGGTACATACTTAATTACAATTCGGGCCAGTCCGGGTGGGAATGCTTCTCGCGTCTTGTTTTCTTTTTTCTCTTTTTCCTGCTGACCATCTCTTCCAGATCCTCGTCGGTGAATGCTTCATCATACCGGTCCCTGAATTTTGTGGGCCGTGATTTTCTGCGCCGGTTCTCTCTGGTATTATGCTCCAAATCATATTTTACCATGGTCGTTTTCCTATATTCAGGGCCCTGGCCCCGGTGTTCCTTATTTCAGCCGGGCAGTTTGATTAGCAGATTCCATGCCAGAACCCGGGGCTTGCATATTTATTCAACCCCAATGGGTTGCCGCCGGCGGCTACAGGCATGATACTTGCTCATTTCATTTTCACCGAATGATCCGACGGCGGTTCTGAACATGGCAAAGACCAACATACAACGGAGACAGAAATGGACAGGGAACAGCTGGCACACTTCAAGAAAATATTAGCGGAACAATTGGCCCACCTGGAAGAACAGGCATTTATTACTGCCATTGAACTGGCCCAGGGAGGGGTGGAAATTGAGTATGTGGACCGCGCCGCCACCCACAGGGACCAGGACATGAAACTGAGAATTAAATCCCGGGAGAGCCGGCTGATAAAAAAAATCAGGCTTGCCCTGGACCGGATTGAAAACGGCACTTACGGTATATGCGAAGCCTGTGAAGAGCCCATATCCCTGAGGCGTCTTGAAGCCCGCCCCGTGACCACCAAATGCATTGACTGCAAGGAGCGGGAAGAATTGTTGGAAGCCCAGAGCCATTAACAAATAGTCTTGTCATTTTTCCCGCTTTCCCGTACATTATCATATATCAAAAACGGAATCTTGAGTTCTGTTTTACCCGCACCCCAGGCCCGCGGCGTCTGACAACAGGGGTATCTGCATGAAAAAAATACATTTTATTCTGGAAAACACCCACCTCATCACCGCTTTGAAAAAGGCGTTGCATGCCGTATTTGACATCGGTATATCCCAGACCGTGACCCATGCCCTCCAGGCACTGGGGCAAAACCGGAGCGAATTCATCTTTGTGGACATCGAACTCCTTGAACAGGCCGCATCGGACAGCAGTTTCAAAGCAGTGTTTCAAACCCTGGCCCTGGTCTGCCCCAATGCGGGCATCATTGTCATGGTGCCGCCCAAACGGCTCAAGGATGCCGTCAGGATCGTCAATGAAGGGGCGGATTCCTACCTGACCTACCCCATTATCCCCGATGAGGTTCAATTGGTGGTCACCAGCATCACGGAACAGAGCCGGGCTGAATCGGAACTCAATTATCTCAGGGAGCAAGTCTGGCAGGAGGATGAATTCGACCTGCTCCAGACCAAAAGCCCGGCCATGAAATCTGTATTTGAAAAAATCAGGGCAGTGGCGGCCACAAAAAGCACGGTGCTTCTCCAGGGAGAGACAGGAACGGGCAAGGGATTCACCGCCCGGTTTATCCATAAGCTGTCTTCCAGAAAAAACGAACGGTTCATTGAGGCCCACTGCGGGGCGATCCCCGACACCCTGGTTGAAAGCGAGATGTTCGGGCATGAAAAAGGGGCCTTTACCGGCGCCATCAAAAGAAAGCTGGGCAAATTCGAGATCGCCCGAAACGGCACCATATTTCTGGATGAAATCGGAACCATCACCCCCTCGGCCCAGATCAAGCTTCTCAAAGTGCTCCAGGACGGGAGCTTCAACCGGGTGGGGGGGGAAGAAGACATCCATGCCGATGTCCGGATCATTGCCGCCACCAATATCGACCTGCTGCAGCTCTGCGAAGAGAACAGCTTTCGCAGCGACCTGTATTACCGCCTCAATGTTTTTCCCATTGAACTGCCCCCCCTAAAGGATCGCAAGGAAGATATCCCCAGGCTGGTGGAAATTTTTCTGGCCAAACTCAATACCTTTCACCTCAAAGGAATCGGAGATGTTCATCCCCAGGTTCTTGAAGCATTTTTGTCCTACTCCTGGCCGGGAAATATCAGGGAGCTGGAAAACATCATGGAACGCGCCTATATCCTTGAAAAGGCATCTGTGCTCCGGCCGGAGAACTTTCCTGCGGAATTGTTTACCCCCGTGGCAGAAGTCCAGCCGGCAAGTATACACCCCGGCCTGACCCTGGCCCAGGTCCGGCGGCAGGAAATGGACCGGGTGGAAAAGACCTACCTGGCCCTGGTACTCAAACAGCAGAGGGGGAAAATCAACCTCACGGCAAAGGCCGCCGGCATCACCACCCGCCAGCTTCACAAACTCATGACCCGGCACGGCCTCAGAAAAGAAGACTACAAAATAAAGAACTAGTCCGGGAGATACCCAACCGCCGCCTGGACATATTGACAGATCCGGCCCGGCACACTAATTTGTACTGATTTTGCTTTAAACCATTCCGGGAGCGGACAAATGATCAAAACCATGAAATCCACCAAGCGGGTTAATTTTGAGGACTGCGACCCGTTCTCACACCTCAACAACGCCAACTACCTGAACTATTTTATGACGGCCCGGGAAGAACAGCTCCGGATCAACAAGGTACTCAATATTTTTGAGCATGTGCAGGCCACAGGAAACGGCTGGGCCGTGATTTCACACAATATCCGGTATTTCAAACCCTCCCTGCTGGGGGAGGAGCTGGAAATATGGAGCCGGATGCTCACCTATGACCGGTTCAGGAACCTGGTGGAATTTGTCATGGTCTGCCCGGACAAAAAACAACTCAAATCTGTCCTGCACAGTGAATTTGCATATTTTTCAGCCAAGCGCGCAAAACCCGTTGCCCTGGACGATGAAACCCTGGGACTGTTCAATGAAATCGCCCTGTTTCCTGGGGAAGATTTTTCCACATTCAGCATCTCCGGGAGACTGAAACAGATCAGGGCTGAAATCGCCTGACCCCATGGTAAAAAACAATCTGCTTTTTACCTTTATTGTGCCCCCATACGTTCTTTGAGTTGTCTGCAGCCGAAACTCAAAATTTGGCACCCATCAGGTATGAGCGTGGTTTCAAGATTTGCCTCCACGCTTTCGGAGGCCAGGTAGTGCTGGATGATTTGGCCGATTTCAAAAGAATTCATGGGAATCCCCTGAGTGCCGAAGTATAAATTGAATTCAAGCAAAAACATCCCCCAGTCTGTCAGCGCAACATCAAAACCCGCATAGTTTATTCCCAACCCCTGGGCGATGGTCAATACCTTATCGACAATATCCTTAGGCACACTTTCCCGACATATTTTTCCACCACGGGATATATTATTGTGAAACGAATCCATACCTCCCACCCGCCAATAGGCACTTACAACCCTGTCCCCGATGACAACGATCCTGAGATCACGTTCCAATGGGATATACTCTTGAACATAAATGGTTGGATTGGTCTTGGCATAATAGTTGAAATCTTCCCGTGACTTAATCAGGAAAACCCCTAAACCGGAGGAGCTATGAATTTCCTTGCAGACAAAGGGCATGCCGAACCGGTCAGCCAGTTCGTCAAAACCTGTATTCTCAAGACGGTGTATGCCGGTTTTTAGGACATGTTCCGGACACAAGGCTTGAAAGCTTCTTGTCATTTCTACTTTATCATGGCCGAGATGGTATGCGGCAATGCTTGGGAAAATCTTTTTTTTTAATGCATAGACCAGCGAATTCACCTGCCAGTATTCGGGGAATAAGACAACCTCAGCCTGTTTTATCTCATGAAGACAATCAAACATGTTGGCGGGTTTTCGGTGGGTTGTCAAAGGTATGCCGATGGATCTTATAGGATTGAATGATATGTATCTGTACCCCACGTATTTCTCCTGAAAAAAAGAACAACAAGTTCCGCTATAGATACTGCCATTTCCATTCGCTTGGGTTCATGCTCCGGATGCTTTCCCCAAGGCATTTCAGACCATTCAATAGGGGGAAAAGGGCTGAAGCCCGAACAGCGCTCTTGACCTGTCGCATAAATCATTCCCCCGGTTATTCTCCCATGAAATAGCAAAATTCCGGCAAATAGAGGGCCGGTTTTCATAGATACGGCAGCTGACCCTGACACCGACACATCCTTGCAGGGCCTCGCACCGGGGGTAGGCGCCAAGGGTACCTTTCATGGCGCGTTCCGACCCGCCTCCTGCCATGGTCATCATGTGCGGCACCCAACCGCCGGGGCAATTATCGGTTTCAGTTTCAGAAAAGGATACCGTGAACGCGGCGCAGCATGCACCGCAGGTCAAACATGGACTTTTTTTCATGGGTCACCATATGGTTGCTGTTATGCCAGATGGTTCAGCAGGAAACGTGCCGGAGCCAAAATAACCGGGCCAGGACGGGCCGCCAGATCCAAAAAGGAATCAATAATTCTTATTTAATCAAAAATCAGGATGGCGCATGTCTCATTCCAGGTGTCCATAACAGTCCTCCAGCCATTAAAGCACCGGGAAAATCAAGCCGGGCAGTACTATTCCACATTGGTATTCATCCTGCATCGGCTTTGGTCCGCTTTATGGGAAATAAAATGATTAATGGT encodes:
- a CDS encoding YkgJ family cysteine cluster protein — its product is MKKSPCLTCGACCAAFTVSFSETETDNCPGGWVPHMMTMAGGGSERAMKGTLGAYPRCEALQGCVGVRVSCRIYENRPSICRNFAISWENNRGNDLCDRSRALFGLQPFSPY
- a CDS encoding ATP-grasp domain-containing protein codes for the protein MFDCLHEIKQAEVVLFPEYWQVNSLVYALKKKIFPSIAAYHLGHDKVEMTRSFQALCPEHVLKTGIHRLENTGFDELADRFGMPFVCKEIHSSSGLGVFLIKSREDFNYYAKTNPTIYVQEYIPLERDLRIVVIGDRVVSAYWRVGGMDSFHNNISRGGKICRESVPKDIVDKVLTIAQGLGINYAGFDVALTDWGMFLLEFNLYFGTQGIPMNSFEIGQIIQHYLASESVEANLETTLIPDGCQILSFGCRQLKERMGAQ